The following coding sequences lie in one Chitinivibrionales bacterium genomic window:
- the cas8c gene encoding type I-C CRISPR-associated protein Cas8c/Csd1, translated as MILLALKEYYDRKAADPSAQIAPEGFEWKEIPFVLVLDKTGNLVQIEDTREGEGRKKRARTFLVPQAVKRSSGTAANLYWDNPAYVLGIKTKSEGKRDAAPEQHFAFRKRFEDATAGISDEGIEAIKAFYLKTDYVDNVMKQQAFEEIKEVGPFISFRLAGQTRLICEREAVRNSLIKNAEPPASEKGLCLLTGEKAEILELHASIKGVYGANTTGGNIVSFNLDAFNSFAKTKGNNSPVSKSAAFAYTTALNHLLNKQSKQHMLVGEATTVFWAAKAERLEEQMADIFGEPEKDDPERNTRTVRELYKSIENGAYVNQEGDTLFYVLGLSPNAARIAVRFWNVCTVRELASNIRQHFDDLMIAERGPKDQEYPSLFRLLVHIASQEKADNIPPNIAGEFMRSILAGIPYPRTLLQASVLRNKVEQGPSYYRVCLIKACINREIRYKNSNQKEELRMSLDEQNLNIGYRLGRLFAVLQKTQEEASPGINTTIRDRYYASASGTPTVVFPILIRLKNHHIAKLENKGRVVNLEKLIGEIHEGISEYPPHLALADQGRFAVGYYHQYQNFFKKGEEK; from the coding sequence ATGATACTACTAGCCTTAAAGGAATATTACGACCGGAAAGCCGCTGATCCTTCTGCTCAAATTGCACCGGAAGGATTTGAATGGAAAGAAATCCCTTTTGTACTAGTATTAGACAAAACAGGAAATCTTGTTCAAATCGAGGATACGCGAGAGGGGGAAGGAAGAAAGAAGCGCGCGAGGACATTTCTTGTTCCACAGGCAGTAAAGCGATCAAGTGGTACTGCTGCCAATCTCTATTGGGACAATCCCGCTTACGTATTGGGAATAAAAACTAAAAGTGAAGGCAAGAGAGATGCTGCACCTGAACAACATTTTGCATTTCGCAAACGGTTTGAAGATGCAACAGCTGGAATTAGTGATGAAGGTATAGAGGCGATCAAAGCTTTTTACTTAAAAACAGATTATGTAGATAATGTTATGAAACAGCAAGCATTTGAAGAAATAAAGGAAGTGGGGCCATTTATTTCATTTCGGCTTGCGGGACAAACTCGTTTGATTTGTGAGAGGGAAGCTGTACGAAATTCGTTAATCAAAAACGCCGAACCTCCCGCTTCAGAAAAAGGATTATGTCTTCTTACTGGTGAAAAAGCAGAAATACTTGAACTCCATGCTTCAATAAAAGGTGTATACGGTGCAAATACTACTGGCGGAAATATCGTATCTTTTAATCTTGATGCGTTTAATTCGTTCGCAAAAACTAAAGGAAATAATTCGCCTGTAAGCAAAAGCGCGGCTTTTGCTTACACTACGGCATTGAATCATCTGCTCAACAAGCAATCCAAACAACACATGCTAGTTGGAGAGGCAACCACAGTTTTTTGGGCTGCAAAGGCTGAACGCTTGGAAGAGCAGATGGCGGACATTTTCGGTGAACCTGAAAAAGACGATCCGGAGAGAAACACCCGAACTGTTCGTGAATTGTATAAATCTATAGAGAATGGTGCATATGTAAATCAAGAAGGTGATACCCTATTTTATGTACTAGGTCTTTCACCAAATGCAGCGCGTATTGCTGTGCGTTTCTGGAATGTATGTACAGTACGCGAACTAGCCTCTAATATCCGCCAGCATTTCGATGATCTGATGATTGCAGAACGTGGGCCAAAAGATCAAGAGTACCCTTCTTTATTTCGCCTGCTTGTGCATATTGCATCACAGGAAAAAGCCGACAACATACCCCCTAACATCGCAGGTGAATTCATGCGAAGCATTCTTGCCGGTATTCCTTACCCTCGTACCCTTTTGCAAGCTTCCGTCCTGCGAAATAAAGTTGAACAGGGGCCGAGTTATTACAGGGTTTGTCTTATCAAAGCGTGCATTAACCGTGAAATACGATATAAAAACTCAAACCAGAAGGAGGAACTGCGTATGTCATTAGACGAGCAAAACCTGAATATAGGCTACCGTCTTGGACGGTTGTTTGCAGTACTACAAAAAACGCAGGAAGAGGCTAGTCCTGGCATTAATACCACAATACGGGATCGGTATTATGCTTCTGCATCAGGAACGCCGACGGTGGTTTTTCCCATTCTTATACGTCTTAAAAATCACCACATTGCGAAACTCGAAAATAAAGGTAGAGTTGTAAATCTTGAAAAACTTATTGGAGAAATTCATGAAGGAATTTCAGAATATCCTCCTCATCTTGCTCTGGCAGACCAAGGTAGATTTGCTGTGGGATATTATCACCAATACCAGAACTTTTTCAAAAAAGGAGAAGAAAAATGA